The DNA window TGACGGCGCCGCCCACGCTCACCACCTCACCCGCCACGTCGAGGCCGACGCACTTCGGTCCGCGCTGCTCTCCGCGCGCGGGTGCGCTGGCCCGCCTGCGGCAGTCGCCCGGGCTCACCGCGGTGGCGTGGACGCGCACGAGCACGCCCTTGTCCTGCAAGGCTGGAACGGGGAGCCGCCGCACCCGCAGCACCTCGGGCGGCCCATGTTGCTCCAGGGCGATGGCGTTCATCTCCTGAGGCGTGGGCCCCTGTGCCTGGCGGGTTTCTTCGATGAGGGGACGTGTGTTGGCTTCCATGTCGCTTCCTGGCGGGGCCGACTGGGCTCTCCGCCGGCTGGGCAAGACGGTGTCTCTGCGAGGGTTGGAGCGTGGCGGCGAACGGGGGCTCAGGAGGCAACCGTGGCCCGAAGAGGCTCCGCCTTCGGCGAGGCGGACGGCGCTTCCAGCAGCCGGCCGGAGTCGAGCTGGATGATGCGGTCCGCGACGTGGAAGTAATGGTTGTCGTGGCTGATGACCACCACCGACTTCCCGGCGCGCTTCAGCTCCTGCAGGAGCTCCAGATAGAAGACGTTCTTGAAGGCGGGGTCCTGGTCCGCGGCCCACTCGTCGAAGAGATAGATGGGCCGGTCCTCCAGCCACGAGGCGAGCAGCGCCAACCGCTTGCGCTGGCCCAGGGACAGGTCTGTCGTGGACAGCACGCCCGCTTCGTTGATGGAGACCTTCTTGTCGAGCTGGAGCCGCTCCAAGTAACCCTGGAGTCGCTGCGCGCGTTCCGCGGGGGCCAGGCCGAGCAGGCTGTCGAAGAGGTGGAAGTCGGAGAACACCGCGGAGAAGTACTGCTGGTACTGCTCCCGGTTCTCGTCGGTGACGGGCCGGCCGTCGATGCGCAGCTCCCCGGCCTCGGGCGTGTAGAGGCCCGTGAGCAGCTTGGCCAACGTCGTCTTCCCGCTGCCGTTGCCGCCGATGATGAAGACGATTTCACCCGGGACGAGCTCGAGATGGATGGGGCCGAGCGTGAAGCGGCTGTCGTCGTTGTCGCGGAAGTACGTGTGGGTGATGCCCGCCACCTCCAGACGCTCGAAGGAGCGAGGCGCTTGCAGGAGCGGGGCGCTGGTATCCGGCGGCGAGAGCGTCAGCTTCTTGAGGTGCTCCAGCGCGATGTTCCCCTGGGACAGGACGGGGACGTTCCTCATGAGGGTGGTGAGCGGCTGTTGGAGGTAGAGGGCGGTGAGCGTGTAGCCCATCAGCTCCTTCGCGCTCACGTCGAGGACGTGGGGCGCCGCGTAGATCATCAACCCGATGAAGACGAGGAAGATGAACGTCCCCCAGTTCGTGGCGGCGGCGTAGTAGCGGCTGGCGCGGACATGGGCGTGGTGCAGGGCGGACGTGGTGGGCTCGAAGGACTCCTTGATGAAGGCCGCCCGCCGCGCCTGGTTCAGCTTGAGCTCCTTGATGCCATCGGTGATGCCTCGAAAGCACTTGAAGAGCAGGGACTGCTGGCCGTGCGCCTGCCGCACGATGGACACGCCGCGCTCCTGGGGAATCCAGTAGATGAGCCCGCCCACCAACAGGAAGACGACCGTCCCCAGGAAGCTGCTCGACGACAGCCAGGCCATGTAGCCGAGGCAGCCCAGCACCACGGTGAGGTCGATGAAGATGACGGGGATGAGCCCCATGCTGCTGCTCATGGCCTGGATGTCATTCGACAGCGCGGATTGCAGCCGGTGCGGACCGGCCTCCTCCAGGCGGCGCAGGGGCGTGGCGAGAATCTGCCGGCCCAGCTGAAGCCTCAACCGCTGCAGCTCGCCTTGGTGCAGCGAGTTCAGCACGACCTGCGAGAAGAACCGCGTCACCAGTCCCAAGGTCGCGAGGACCGCGAAGGTCAGCATCCCCCCAGGCCCGGTGGGCGTCGCGCCGCTGAGCGCGTTGCTGATGACGGCGATCAGCGCCGCGCTCATCGCCCCTCCGAGCAGACCGAAGAGAGTGGCCAGGGCAAAGCGGCCCTTGGCCCGTTGGATGAGAAAGAGGACGAGCTTCATCGGGCGATTCCAGTCTGGGTGGGGTCCACGGCCGGGCGCTGTTCGAGGTACTTGGCCAGCCGCTTCGCCAGGTTCTCGACCTGGGGCGGTTGCAACAGGGTGTAGTGGTCGCCTGAAACCACTTCGACGTCGACTCCCCCCGTGGCCAGGGCGGAGAAACCCCGGTCCGGAGTGGAGCGCTCCCGCTCGACGTTCTCCGCCGCGCGGAAGAGGAGGAGGCGGCCCGCATGAGTGCGGGGTGTGTAGCCGCGCAGCGCCATCATGTGGCTCTCGAAGACCCGGCGCAGGGGCTGCAACTGCTCCGCGTCCCCCCGTGCGCCGAGCTCCCCACGGGTTCGCACCAGGTCCCGGAGGAAGAGGGACTGGAGGTCGTCCGCCGAAGGCGCGGGAGCGTCATGCCGTGCGGGCGGCAGGTGGGTGTCGATGAGCGCCACGGTGTCCACCTGCTCTCCCTGCTCGTGGAGTTGCCGCGCCATCTCCAGCGCCACCACTCCGCCGAAGGACCAGCCTCCCAGCCGGTAGGGGCCGCGCGGCTGGAGGCGCCGGACGGTCTCCAGGTGCCGCGCCGCGAGCGCCTCGACGCTGGACAGGGGCTCCTGCGCGCCGTCGATGCCCGGAGCCTGCAGGGCATGGAAGGGTTGGTCTGGCCCGAGCGCTCGCGCCAACGCGGCGTAGCTGAGCACGCCACCGCCCACCGCGTGGACGCAGAAGAAGGGCGGGAGGGTGCCGTGGGCGTTGAGCGACACCACCGGCGCGTCGGGCGGTGCCACCACCTCCTCGCGCAGCCGCCGGGCCAGGTGCTCCACCGTGGCCCCCTGGAAGAGGGTGGCCACCGGCAGGGCTCGCCCGAACCGCTCGCGAATGCGCGCCATCAGGCCGGCCGCGAGCAGGGAGTGGCCGCCCAGCTCGAAGAAGTCGCTGCGCACGCCCACCGGCTGGACGCCCAGCAGCTCCTCCCAGATCGCCACGAGCTTCTCCTCCAGCTCATCCCTGGGCGCTTCGTACGGGTTCAGGCCGACCGCCGTGGCGTCCGGAGCGGGCAGCGCCTTGCGGTCCAACTTCCCGTTGGGCGTCAGCGGCAGGGCCTCCAACACGAGGAAGGCCGCGGGCACCATGTACTCGGGAAGCCGCTGCCGCAGGTGCGTGCGCAGCTCCTCGATGGCTTGGGACGGAGCCGCCGTGGCGCCCGGGGCGGGGACGACGTAGGCCACGAGGCGCTTGTCGCCCGGCGAGTCCTCCCGGGCCAGGACCACGGCTTCGCGCACCGAGGGGTGCTGGGCCAGGGCCCACTCGATTTCTCCCAGCTCGATGCGCAGGCCGCGCACCTTGACCTGCTCGTCGAGCCGGCCGAGGTACTCCAGGCTTCCATCGGGCAGCGCGCGGACCCTGTCTCCGGTGCGGTAGAGCCGCTCGCCCGGCGTGGTGCTGAAGGGATGCGGCACGAAGCGCTCGGCGGTGAGCGCGGGCTGGCCCAGGTAGCCACGCGCCAGACCTGCTCCGCCGATGTACAGCTCCCCGGCCGCACCCGGCGGCACCGGATGCAGGTGCTTGTCGAGCAGGTACACCTGGGTGTTGTCGATGGGGCGGCCGATGGAGGGCAGCGTTCCCGAGGGGGACTGGGGGGCGACGTCCGCGCACGTCGTGACGACGGTGCTCTCGGTGGGGCCGTAGTGGTTGACCAGGCGGAAGCCCTGCTCCGGGTGAGGACGGCTGCGCAGCCGGTCGCCACCCGTCAACAGGGCGCGCAAGGCGGGGCGCTCGGGCCAGGTGACCTCCAGCGCCGACTCCGCCAACGGCGTGGGCAGGAAGCAGAGGGTGATGGCTTCGGCGCACAGCCAGCGCACGAGGGACTCGGGGACGGTGCGCACGTCTTCCGCGGGCAGATGGAGGCTGGCGCCCGCGGCCAGGTATGGCCACAGCTCCCAGACGGAGGCGTCGAAGGCGGTGCCCGCCAACTGCGTGGCCCGGTCCTCGGACGTCACGGCATAGGTGCGCTGGTGCCAGGCCACGAGGTTGGCGAGGCTGCCATGGCTGATCTGCACCCCCTTGGGACGGCCGGAGGAGCCAGAGGTGTAGATGACGTAGGCGAGGCTGTCCGGCGAGAGCTCCGGAGTCGGGGTCGCGGCGGGCTGGATGTCGAGTGCGCCACGCTGCATGTCGAGGCACACCCAGGAGGCTGTCGCGGAGCCCAGGTCGAAGCGCTCCAGGAGGGTCGACTGGGTGAGTAGCACGCGCGCGCTGGAGTCCTGGAGCATGAAGCTCAGGCGCTCACGGGGGTAGGCGGTGTCCAGGGGGAGATAGGCGCCACCCGCCTTGAGGACGGCCAGCAGGCTCACGCCCAGGTCCACCGAGCGTTCCATCAGCACGCCCACGCACACCTCGGGGCCGACGCCCAGCGAGCGCAGGTGGTGCGCGAGCTGGTTCGCACGCCGCTCCAGTTCTCCATACGTCAACGCTCCGGATGCCGAGGCGATGGCGAGCGCCTGGGGTGTGGTCCGGGCCTGGGCGGCGACCTGCTCGTGGACGAAGGCGTCCGGGCGGTAGGCCACCGAGGTGTCGTTCCAGGAGGAGAGGAGCTGGAGGCGCTCGGAGGGAGAGAGGAGAGGGATGTCGGAGATGCGCTGGTCGGGGTTGGAGACGATGGACTCGAGCAGAACGCGGAGGTGTGAGAGCAGGCGCTCGGCGGTGGAGGAGTCGAAGAGGTCGGAGTTGAAGACGAGGGTGGAGGAGAGGCCGTCGGGGGTGTCGTTGAGGCTGAGGGAGAGGTCGAACTTGGAGACGTCGCCAGAGGACTCGAGGCCGCGAAGGAGGAGTCCTGGGAGGGAGAGCTCCTGACGAGGAGTGTTCTGGAGGGAGAGCATCACCTGGAACAGAGGGGTGCGGCTCAAGCTGCGTTGAGGATGGAGCTCCTCGACGAGCTTCTCGAAGGGGACGTCCTGGTGAGCGTAGGCGGCGAGAGAGGTTTCGCGGACCTGGGCGAGAAACTGGCGGAAGGAGGCCCGGGGGAGAATGCGTGAGCGAAGGACGAGGGTATTGACGAAGAAGCCGATGAGGCCTTCGGTTTGAGAGTGGGTGCGGCCTGCGATGGGAGAGCCGACGACGATGTCGTCCTGGCCTGAGTAGCGGGAGAGGAGGAGCTGGAAGGAGGCGAGGAGGAGCATGAAGGGGGTGGCGCCTTCGTGCTGAGCCAGAGCCTTGAGAGAGGAGGTGAGGTGGAGGGGGAGGAGAGAGGAGACGCTCGCGCCGCGGTGAGAGAGGACGGCGGGGCGAGGCCTGTCGGTGGGGAGGTCGAGGGACTGGGGAGAGTCGGAGAGCTGGAGGAGCCAGTAGTCGAGCTGACGCTGGAGGACGTCGCCCTGGAGCCAGGAGCGCTGCCAGGAGGCGAAGTCGGCGTACTGGATGGGGAGAGGAGGAAGGGAGTGGTGGGTGCCGGAGGAGCGAGCTGAATAGAGGGCGGCGAGCTCGCGGATGAGGACGCCGGAGGACCAGCCGTCGGAGACGATGTGGTGGAGGGTGACGAGGAGGACATGCTCCAGGGAGGAGAGGCGCAGGAGCGTGGAGCGGAAGAGAGGCCCGCGGGCGAGGTCGAACGGACGCAGGGCTTCTTCGCTGGCCAGTCGCCGGACCTCGGGCTCCTGACTTCCCTCCGGAAGCTGGCACAGATCCACGACCCCGAGTGGCCAGGCTTGGGCCGGAGCGAAGACCTGGATGACCTGTCCGTCCGTGAGCTGGAACGTGGTGCGCAGTGACTCGTGGCGGCGGATCAGCTCCTCGAAGGCCTGCTCCAGGGCCGCCACGTCGAGCGTTCCCTCGAGCCGCAGGGCCATGGGGATGTTGTAGAGCGCGCTGCCCGGCGTGAGCTGATCCAGGAACCACAGGCGCTGCTGCGCGAAGGAGAGCGGCAGTGGCTTCGCATCACGCGCGACGGCGACGAGCGGCGGCACTTGCAGTCCCTGCCCGGCGCGCATCGCGGCTTCCACTCGCGAGGCGAGCGCGGCCACGGTGGGCGCCTCGAAGAGGGCTCGCAGGGGCAGGTCCACCTGGAAGGCGGAACGGATGCGGCTGATGGCCTGGGTCGCCAGCAGAGAGTGCCCACCCAGCTCGAAGAAGCTGTCGGTCACTCCCACCTGGCTCAGGCCCAGCAACTGGCTCCAGATGCCGGCCAGCAGCTCCTCGGTCGGCGTGCGCGGTGCCACGAAGGCGGCGCCCCCGGTGGTCAGGTCCGGCACGGGCAGGGCCTTGCGGTCCAGCTTGCCGTTCGGCGTCAGCGGCAGGGCGGGCAGCACCACGAAGGCCACGGGCACCATGTACTCGGGCAGCCGCTCTTGGAGGTGCGCGCGCAGCTCCAGGATGGAGACGCCGGCCGCGTCCTTCGCCGAGGGCTCGGCTTCAGGCACGACGTAAGCCACCAGACGCGGGTTGCCGGGCGAGTCCTCGCGCACCAGGGCCACGGCGGTATGCACCGCCGGGTGCTGCTCCAGCGCGGCTTCGATTTCACCCAGCTCGATGCGGAAGCCGCGCAGCTTCACCTGGAAGTCGAAGCGGCCCAGGTACTCGAGCGTGCCATCGGCCAGCCAGCGCACCTTGTCGCCGGTGCGATACATGCGTGCCCCAGGCTCCGTGCCAAAGAGGTCGGGCACGAACTTCTCCGCGGTCAGCTCGGGCCGGTCCAGGTAGCCGCGCGCCAGTTGGACACCGCCGATGTACAGCTCGCCGGGAATGCCCACGGGCACCGGGTGCAGGTGCGCATCCAGCACGTACGTCCGCACGTTGCGCAACGCGCGGCCGATGGTGGGCCCCGCGGGCCTGCTGCTGGCGGCGCACGCCGTCGAGTCCACCGTGCACTCGGTGGGGCCGTAGACGTTGTAGAACGTGATGCGGGGATGGTGCGCGAGCACCTGCCAGGTGGACTCGCCAATGGCCTCGCCGCCAATGAGCACCCGCCTCGGGCCGTCCTCGTCCCGTGAGGCAAGGCCCTCTTCCAACAACAAGCGCAGGTGCGATGGGGAGCAGTCGAGCACGTCCAGCCGGTAGCGGCGGATCTGCTCGAGCATCAGTCGCACGTCACCACGCGCCTCCTCGGAGATGACGCAGAGGGTGTGGCCATTGGCGAGCTGGATGAGCTGCTTGACGGAGGCGTCGAAGGACAGCGGCGCGTTGACGCTGACACGCAGCGGCGCCTGGGCACCGGTATAGACAGCGGCGTCGAGTGCGGCGAGCAGGTTGACCACCGAGCCGTGCTGAATCATCACGCCCTTGGGACGGCCGGTGGAGCCGGAGGTGTAGATGACGTAGGCGAGGTGCTCGGCGGTGACGCCAGAGACCGGGGGCGTGGCGGGCTGACGCTCGAGCTCCGCCCGGGCC is part of the Myxococcus landrumus genome and encodes:
- a CDS encoding cyclic peptide export ABC transporter, translated to MKLVLFLIQRAKGRFALATLFGLLGGAMSAALIAVISNALSGATPTGPGGMLTFAVLATLGLVTRFFSQVVLNSLHQGELQRLRLQLGRQILATPLRRLEEAGPHRLQSALSNDIQAMSSSMGLIPVIFIDLTVVLGCLGYMAWLSSSSFLGTVVFLLVGGLIYWIPQERGVSIVRQAHGQQSLLFKCFRGITDGIKELKLNQARRAAFIKESFEPTTSALHHAHVRASRYYAAATNWGTFIFLVFIGLMIYAAPHVLDVSAKELMGYTLTALYLQQPLTTLMRNVPVLSQGNIALEHLKKLTLSPPDTSAPLLQAPRSFERLEVAGITHTYFRDNDDSRFTLGPIHLELVPGEIVFIIGGNGSGKTTLAKLLTGLYTPEAGELRIDGRPVTDENREQYQQYFSAVFSDFHLFDSLLGLAPAERAQRLQGYLERLQLDKKVSINEAGVLSTTDLSLGQRKRLALLASWLEDRPIYLFDEWAADQDPAFKNVFYLELLQELKRAGKSVVVISHDNHYFHVADRIIQLDSGRLLEAPSASPKAEPLRATVAS